The Gossypium raimondii isolate GPD5lz chromosome 2, ASM2569854v1, whole genome shotgun sequence genome segment ttttataattttattaaagcaGCAAAATTAGgatattgaaatatgaaatCAAAAAGATTAAGATATGCCATTAGAAATGATTAGCCTTACTCCATGTTTCAAGGATAGCTAATATAAGGGGAATTTAGGGGAGGCAGGGACTTggcctaaaataataaaactacaaattgatatatgataaaattgcaatttaatcctctcaaaatggaaaaataaaaatcttctaacattgatgaaattataaattaataaataataaaattaatctttaagGTTTCAATCCTCACCAACTGATAATTGTTATattcatttaagttttattatttctaaaatttaatgtgCCAAACATATTATCGTATATGCAATACCTTATCAGCTTGTTATTTCAATACCTTATCGTATGTGCAAACGGTAATGGTTGCCATTTGTGTCAAGAttagaatttcaaaattcagaaaatataAGAACTTAGAATGATCTAATTAGAGAATATTGaccaaatttacaattataCGCATAATACAAGACTGGTGTAAGTaagtactaaaattttaaatttcaatgagttaatggattaaaattgaccaattcgAAAAATACCGAAActaaaattgatgaaatcataGGACTAAATCCGAGAATTTGGGAGGAATAAGCAATTAAGAAGTCAATATGTGTAACATGGAATCCCCTGCATTTACAACAGTATCATGGAACTCTGACAATGATACATAAGTACATCATGATATAGTCTCTACAGACAGGATTTGCAGTCACTTGGTTTTTCTCTCAAAAGAAAAACAGCATTTATTACTGAATTATTGAAGTGGGAAATAGTTAAAAAAGGGATAAGACAAAGAAGATGGTAATTGgtgaaaattttgatagaaTCTGAGGACAAAAATGGGCAACTCAGATCATTATTGTTAATATGAACAATGTTTTTTTTACCTTCAAATCTACTTTGGTTCCATGTTCCAACCCAGacatagtaaaaatattttttcaggTAAAAATTTTCTATGATTTACTGCCCCTCATAGCTCCATAGTCTCAATAGCTACatcactatttctttttttgccTTGCTATCAAAGTTACAATATGAACAGTATGGTGTTTTTTTTCCCTATTCTAATTCTCTAATTATGGAACTCAAGAATGAACCAATAGTGCAATGAAGAAATTCATGTCCTCGAGGAACTCGGATTATCGAATGTGCATCCTGATTTGCCGAGTAAGATGTGTGACATCCCCCTATACAGTAACCCCTTGCTTTTCAATGTCTAAACACGAGCAATTGGAGAGAAGGGAGGGTTAATCACGTAGGATGGTGGGATTGGCATCGCTCTCTTGCCggcttttttcttcttctcctcttccGTGACCGCTTCGATTAAGAATTTCACTTCATCCTCAAGAAATGATTTCAGTGAATTGCATTCGGGCAAATGATTGGTTTGTGGTTCACCGGTAGCTGTGGGGGTTTCACTACCGTGCAATATGGCGACACAAATGGAAAATGCTTGTAATGCGGACAACTTTGCATGGAAATCAACCGCATACCCTCCTTCGATGGCTGTCATGGTCAATGCCGGTGTATTCTCTTTGGCACCCTACATGATAATCAAAATTTAGTAACGGGTAACATTAATTAACCCTGCAGAATCGAAAAGTTGCTTCGGAGTAAAATTAAAACCTTACCTGAAGAAAAAGTTCAAAAGGCTGCTCACTGTCCACTAACACTTGATCTTCGGAACAATTTATACTTGGGTTGCCAAAAACTACAAGGGGACAAGCCATGTCCCAGCCACCGCAATCACAGCCTCCGCCATTCCTCCACCTATCGAGTAATGATGAAGGACCCGAAGTCTCGGTACTAGGATATCCATGGTTTCCGGTCGGAATAACCACCTTCACCTTTTCTTGGATCTTGCTATCTTGTACGTTGCTTTTGCATTCTTCGACCATAGAGAGATTGAGTAGGTTTAAATGCCTCGTATAGCCTATTTTATCGCCTCGTCTGTATTTCAAGCTCTCTCTCTTCTTAAATGGTACTTGAATGACTATGGCGGCAGTTTCAAGGCTCGGGTGCAAATTCGCAGGTAACAATGGAGTTGATCCATTTACGGATTCGACCTCATCGCTGTCCGAAGCAACATTTAAATGATCTTTCAGCCTCACTGCATTAGAGCCATCATCTGATTCATAGCAACCCACATCTGAGCCTGGACTAGGACAGACCCGGGTTTTACGAACATCAGGGGATTCTTGGACGGAAACATGCTGTCTCGCATGCGCAATGTCATACAAAACAAATTCTGTAACCATGGAGTTTTCAAGAACCCCATTATCTTTAATTTCTGAGCACAAACAGCACGAGACTTGCATCTGCGCAACAATGGAAGAATCTTTGCTACTATCACTCAATCCCCATATACTCGCATTGCTCTTCTTTCTATTGCCGACTGAGTGAAACGTATATACCCAATTGAAAGCATTATCTTGTTTCCATTGTTTGGCCAGAAAAACAACATCTTCTGGTTGATTCATTGAGAACTCGAAAAATGGCATCCCATGTTTCACTCCCAACTTGAGACAACCATGTAGGTGAACCGGTGAACTTGCCGTTGGTGATTGAACCCTA includes the following:
- the LOC105789127 gene encoding uncharacterized protein LOC105789127; translation: MGLEMDTLDLSPNTVLPPPRQCSNIEKRYPKGKSGRKDEILKVKEGFTEISFRRYRSASCKNMQCRSIGAESNAELKRGSIYQSSKEVSKMKKTGTVEGRRKIELSRSSDTSYSFRFVDSLCNSEDERNSVMSVGSNLKSGSVNKPYVEPCSSSGFIEICLSSDNKNLDKRGKQLVQSVRIGNKKDVSFGCEPVVRPLDDGNDLLEEDTVQKLHKSLSAKVEASCSPSSSESDRFSWTSSRPRFSPIKKMFDPFMKSKSLRSPLGYTAEAGMENARRNKTFRKSLLHDFSHSPRNSEPDSLFTTKDRVQSPTASSPVHLHGCLKLGVKHGMPFFEFSMNQPEDVVFLAKQWKQDNAFNWVYTFHSVGNRKKSNASIWGLSDSSKDSSIVAQMQVSCCLCSEIKDNGVLENSMVTEFVLYDIAHARQHVSVQESPDVRKTRVCPSPGSDVGCYESDDGSNAVRLKDHLNVASDSDEVESVNGSTPLLPANLHPSLETAAIVIQVPFKKRESLKYRRGDKIGYTRHLNLLNLSMVEECKSNVQDSKIQEKVKVVIPTGNHGYPSTETSGPSSLLDRWRNGGGCDCGGWDMACPLVVFGNPSINCSEDQVLVDSEQPFELFLQGAKENTPALTMTAIEGGYAVDFHAKLSALQAFSICVAILHGSETPTATGEPQTNHLPECNSLKSFLEDEVKFLIEAVTEEEKKKKAGKRAMPIPPSYVINPPFSPIARV